Proteins from a single region of Hordeum vulgare subsp. vulgare chromosome 6H, MorexV3_pseudomolecules_assembly, whole genome shotgun sequence:
- the LOC123406093 gene encoding 50S ribosomal protein HLP, mitochondrial-like, translating into MAAFLRSKCSSVGRAMMGSLGNNLYGGATSSIETVARPSRSDAVCQQIRTFIQMRTNLNVVDNSGAKRVMCIQSLRGKKGARLGDMIIGSVKEAQPRGKVMKGDVVYGVVVRAAMKKGRSNGSEVKFDDNAIVIVNNKGELIGTGVFGPVSHELRKRKHLKILAVAEHIV; encoded by the exons AGTTGGGCGTGCTATGATGGGAAGTCTTGGAAACAATCTGTACGGGGGCGCTACCTCGTCTATTGAAACGGTGGCAAGACCATCTCGTTCTGATGCTGTGTGCCAG CAAATCAGAACATTCATCCAGATGAGAACAAACCTCAATGTGGTGGACAACTCCGGAGCCAAGCGGGTTATGTGCATACAGTCCCTTAGGGGGAAGAAAGGAGCGAGGCTCGGGGACATGATCATCGGTTCTGTCAAGGAAGCGCAGCCTCGTGGCAAGGTCATGAAAGGAGACGTGGTCTATGGGGTGGTCGTCCGTGCTGCCATGAAGAAGGGGCGCAGCAACGGCAGCGAGGTCAAGTTCGACGACAATGCGATCGTCATCGTGAACAACAAGGGCGAGCTGATTGGCACCGGCGTCTTTGGTCCGGTCTCCCACGAGCTCAGGAAGAGGAAGCATCTCAAGATCCTGGCAGTTGCCGAGCACAtagtttga